In Spirochaeta thermophila DSM 6578, the following proteins share a genomic window:
- a CDS encoding DUF58 domain-containing protein: MDPFRLRARIRQLSLFSDIILEGLYAGNYRSVFKGQGMDFQEVRTYVPGDDVRLIDWNVTSRFGEPHTKVFREERELVLFLVVDVSRSMRSGSNQYSKFDCLEILFSIFSLVTLENNDRVGALFFTDEVEDVIPPRKGKTHVLALLRRFRDMRPRGRGSDLALALRTARDLLPRRSMCVVLSDFRSAGFLDDLLLLRAHHDLFLVRIGDALDREFPPTGYVELLDPETGTVLPAFGRSGKFRQWYRRYWEFFDRLLTEECARGRIPLLDMSTSEDPVVQLKRFFSRRRR; encoded by the coding sequence ATGGACCCTTTCCGACTCCGGGCCAGGATCAGACAGCTTTCCCTCTTCTCGGACATCATCCTCGAAGGGTTGTATGCGGGGAACTACCGTTCGGTCTTCAAGGGACAGGGGATGGATTTCCAGGAGGTGCGGACGTACGTGCCCGGGGACGATGTACGCCTCATCGATTGGAACGTGACCTCCCGTTTCGGAGAACCGCACACCAAGGTCTTCCGTGAGGAGAGGGAACTCGTCCTCTTCCTCGTGGTGGATGTGTCCCGGAGCATGCGATCCGGCTCGAATCAGTACAGCAAGTTCGATTGTCTCGAGATTCTGTTCTCCATCTTCTCTCTTGTAACTCTCGAGAACAACGACAGGGTGGGTGCCCTCTTTTTCACGGATGAGGTGGAAGATGTCATCCCCCCTCGCAAGGGGAAGACCCACGTGCTCGCCCTCCTCAGAAGGTTCCGGGACATGAGACCTCGGGGACGGGGCTCCGATCTCGCCCTGGCCCTCAGGACGGCCCGCGACCTGCTTCCACGGCGGAGCATGTGCGTGGTGCTCTCCGATTTCAGGAGTGCCGGCTTCCTCGACGATCTGCTCCTCCTCCGTGCGCATCACGACCTCTTCCTCGTGAGGATCGGAGATGCCCTCGACAGGGAGTTCCCTCCCACCGGGTACGTGGAGCTCCTGGACCCCGAGACGGGTACGGTCCTCCCCGCCTTCGGTCGGAGCGGGAAGTTCCGCCAGTGGTACCGCAGGTACTGGGAATTCTTCGATCGCCTCCTCACCGAGGAGTGCGCGCGTGGGAGGATCCCCCTCCTCGATATGAGTACCTCAGAGGATCCCGTGGTCCAGCTCAAACGCTTTTTCTCGAGGAGGCGCAGGTGA
- a CDS encoding AAA family ATPase, producing the protein MKAESQSDLEVKVGRAQELLSKCREEFSRAVVGQEAMFEGLMMGLLAGGHVLLEGVPGLAKTLAVKTLAGILDASFKRIQFTPDLLPADLTGTMVYRQQTGEFVVRRGPVFSNIVLADEINRAPAKVQSALLEAMQERQVTIGDTSYALPDPFFVLATQNPIEQEGTYPLPEAQLDRFLLKILIGYPSPQEELEILRRKGIEEDVKVKQVLFKADLKRLQEVAQSVLVDPRIEEYIVSIVAATRQRSKSRTSYARFIEFGASPRATIALYRCAKIKALLDGRGFVIPEDVKDVAYPVLRHRVVLSYEAEAEDMDAERVIEALLEQVPVP; encoded by the coding sequence ATGAAGGCTGAATCCCAGAGCGATCTCGAGGTCAAGGTCGGGAGAGCTCAGGAGCTCCTCTCGAAGTGCAGGGAGGAATTCTCCCGAGCCGTGGTGGGCCAGGAGGCCATGTTCGAGGGGCTCATGATGGGGCTCCTCGCAGGAGGCCATGTGCTCCTCGAAGGCGTTCCAGGCCTCGCCAAGACGCTCGCCGTGAAGACGCTTGCGGGGATCCTCGATGCGAGCTTCAAGCGTATCCAGTTCACCCCCGACCTGCTTCCCGCCGACCTCACCGGCACCATGGTCTACCGTCAGCAGACCGGTGAGTTCGTGGTGCGGAGGGGACCCGTCTTCTCCAACATCGTGCTCGCCGATGAGATAAACAGGGCACCCGCCAAGGTGCAATCGGCACTTCTGGAGGCCATGCAGGAGCGGCAGGTGACCATTGGTGATACCTCCTATGCACTGCCCGATCCGTTCTTCGTCCTGGCCACCCAGAACCCCATCGAGCAGGAGGGGACCTATCCCCTTCCCGAGGCGCAGCTCGACAGGTTTCTGCTCAAGATCCTCATAGGGTATCCCTCCCCACAGGAGGAGCTCGAGATCCTGAGGAGGAAGGGGATCGAAGAGGACGTGAAGGTGAAGCAGGTCCTCTTCAAGGCCGATCTCAAGCGGCTCCAGGAGGTGGCTCAGAGTGTGTTGGTGGATCCCCGCATAGAGGAGTATATCGTTTCCATCGTGGCAGCCACCCGACAGCGTTCGAAGTCGAGGACCTCGTACGCCCGGTTCATCGAGTTCGGGGCCTCTCCACGCGCCACCATCGCCCTCTATCGGTGTGCGAAGATAAAGGCCCTCCTCGATGGAAGAGGATTCGTCATCCCCGAGGATGTAAAGGACGTGGCGTATCCCGTCCTCCGTCACAGGGTCGTCCTCTCCTACGAGGCCGAGGCAGAGGACATGGACGCCGAGAGGGTGATAGAGGCCCTCCTCGAGCAGGTGCCGGTACCCTGA
- a CDS encoding bifunctional ornithine acetyltransferase/N-acetylglutamate synthase codes for MDRWWRDLVFSSKEEYEGFCRRYAQLPEGVRASTVRFGFAPVERPDRQLLMDLSLVVLDEPTVRWAARFTSSAFPGVPVRIGRAMQGRPIQGFVINNRIANVGTAHGEEYALRVRERVGEAVGIDPGLLVPSSTGIIGWELPVERMCEEVEGLVRGVGSADGLALARAIMTTDAYPKLCGVQVGEGMVWGMAKGAGMIEPHLATMLVFLFTDVEVDQDVLDGVLGEVVDRTFNCISVDGDQSTSDSVFLVSTARKGRVEEGVFREALERVCGFLAEQVVRNGEGTGHVVRVEVRGWDDETARGVGKAVVNSPLFKTAIAGCDPNVGRVLAAAGAWLGRRGVRLQPEGLRVWMADHLVFEKGRFLLDREKEVLLSSYLRATAVEPSGKVFPPHQRLVDVRLEYDEGDGRAVVLGSDLTVEYVHINADYRS; via the coding sequence ATGGATCGATGGTGGCGCGATCTGGTGTTTTCGTCAAAGGAGGAGTACGAGGGGTTCTGCAGGAGGTATGCGCAGCTGCCCGAAGGGGTGCGGGCTTCCACGGTTCGGTTCGGCTTCGCGCCGGTGGAGCGTCCGGACAGGCAGTTGCTCATGGATCTTTCCCTGGTGGTCCTGGATGAGCCGACGGTGCGGTGGGCGGCGCGGTTCACGTCGAGCGCCTTCCCTGGGGTGCCGGTGCGGATAGGGCGGGCGATGCAGGGGAGGCCGATCCAGGGGTTCGTGATCAACAACCGTATCGCCAACGTGGGGACTGCGCACGGCGAGGAGTACGCGCTCCGGGTGCGCGAGCGGGTGGGTGAGGCGGTGGGGATCGATCCCGGGCTCCTCGTGCCGTCGTCCACCGGGATCATCGGGTGGGAGCTGCCGGTTGAGCGGATGTGTGAGGAGGTGGAGGGGCTTGTGAGGGGGGTGGGGAGTGCGGATGGGCTTGCGCTCGCGCGGGCGATCATGACCACGGATGCGTACCCCAAGCTGTGTGGGGTGCAGGTGGGGGAGGGGATGGTGTGGGGAATGGCGAAGGGGGCGGGGATGATCGAGCCCCATCTTGCGACGATGCTGGTCTTCCTGTTCACCGATGTGGAGGTGGATCAGGATGTACTGGACGGGGTGTTGGGGGAGGTGGTCGACCGGACGTTCAACTGCATTTCGGTGGACGGCGACCAGAGTACGAGCGACAGCGTGTTCCTGGTGTCCACGGCGCGGAAGGGGCGTGTGGAGGAGGGGGTGTTCCGGGAGGCGTTGGAACGGGTGTGCGGGTTTCTGGCGGAGCAGGTGGTGCGGAACGGCGAGGGGACAGGACACGTGGTGCGCGTGGAGGTGAGGGGCTGGGATGATGAGACGGCGCGGGGGGTGGGGAAGGCGGTGGTCAATTCCCCGTTGTTCAAGACCGCCATTGCGGGGTGCGATCCCAATGTGGGTAGGGTGCTGGCAGCGGCTGGGGCGTGGTTGGGGCGGAGGGGGGTGCGGCTGCAGCCGGAGGGGCTGCGGGTGTGGATGGCCGACCACCTCGTGTTCGAGAAGGGGAGGTTTTTGCTTGATAGGGAGAAGGAAGTTCTGCTATCCTCGTATCTCAGGGCCACCGCCGTGGAGCCGTCGGGCAAGGTGTTCCCTCCGCACCAGAGGCTCGTGGACGTGCGACTGGAATACGACGAAGGAGACGGCCGGGCGGTGGTGTTGGGTTCCGATCTCACCGTGGAGTATGTCCACATCAATGCGGACTACCGCTCGTAG
- a CDS encoding ABC transporter substrate-binding protein, whose translation MKRVLVLFLGAMLLLMVPGCAKKEGTTAKAEGPVTLRWFLRWDQTRVDNVAKPVIEEFQQLYPHITVELENIGSGTEYYAKLQTMVAGGLAPDVFYPATHVAYAYAIKGAIRMLDDFIKRDKIDLSAYNPQILNLYKLNGKVYGLPIDTAALVVFYNKDLFDQAGVPYPKKGWTWDDFLETAKKLTKDFDGDGQPDQFGVDQFRNYWPLLVWSHTGHGLFDDIRKPTTFIAGSDPKVVESIQWIADLMLVHNVMPTDEQRADISDLFAAGKAAMQIVGHWRVNTYLKAGINFDCAPLPIGDSGKSVNRADGSCFVVSSQSKHPEEAWEFVKFLAAPGARGVSMLLGLQIMTPALIEFQKDPRFLTPEQLPGVNKAAFLEGEYLFPMYDPIHPMYAAFDAAWKQELGLVWLGQATAKEAMERLKKQVEDMLKNLEDYE comes from the coding sequence ATGAAGAGAGTGCTAGTTCTGTTTCTGGGAGCGATGCTCCTCCTGATGGTGCCAGGCTGTGCAAAGAAAGAAGGCACCACAGCAAAGGCGGAGGGCCCTGTGACTCTGAGATGGTTCCTCCGTTGGGACCAGACGAGGGTGGACAATGTGGCAAAACCAGTGATCGAGGAGTTCCAGCAGCTCTATCCTCACATCACTGTTGAGCTGGAGAATATAGGATCGGGGACAGAGTACTACGCAAAGCTCCAGACCATGGTGGCCGGGGGTCTTGCTCCTGATGTGTTCTATCCTGCCACTCATGTGGCGTATGCGTATGCGATCAAGGGTGCCATCCGGATGCTCGATGACTTCATCAAGCGGGATAAGATTGATCTCTCTGCGTATAATCCTCAGATCCTTAATCTCTATAAGCTCAATGGAAAGGTGTATGGGCTTCCCATCGATACTGCTGCGCTCGTCGTCTTCTACAATAAGGATCTCTTCGATCAGGCAGGGGTGCCCTATCCTAAGAAGGGCTGGACGTGGGACGATTTTCTTGAGACAGCGAAGAAGCTCACCAAGGACTTCGATGGAGATGGTCAGCCAGATCAGTTTGGTGTGGATCAGTTCAGAAATTACTGGCCGCTCCTCGTCTGGAGCCACACCGGACACGGGCTCTTCGATGATATTCGGAAGCCTACCACGTTCATCGCAGGTTCCGATCCCAAGGTGGTGGAGTCCATCCAGTGGATTGCTGACCTCATGTTGGTTCACAACGTGATGCCTACCGATGAACAGAGGGCTGATATCAGTGATCTTTTTGCCGCAGGAAAGGCGGCCATGCAGATTGTAGGTCACTGGCGTGTGAATACGTACCTGAAGGCAGGAATCAATTTCGATTGTGCGCCTCTCCCCATTGGCGATTCTGGTAAGTCGGTGAACCGGGCTGATGGAAGTTGTTTTGTGGTGTCTAGCCAGAGTAAGCATCCTGAAGAGGCGTGGGAGTTTGTAAAGTTCCTCGCCGCTCCTGGGGCTCGTGGTGTGAGTATGCTGCTTGGTCTCCAGATTATGACACCTGCCTTGATTGAGTTCCAAAAGGATCCTCGTTTCCTCACTCCTGAACAGCTTCCTGGGGTGAACAAGGCCGCCTTCCTCGAAGGTGAGTATCTCTTCCCCATGTACGATCCTATCCATCCTATGTATGCTGCTTTTGATGCGGCGTGGAAGCAGGAGCTGGGACTGGTGTGGCTTGGGCAGGCCACTGCCAAGGAGGCGATGGAGCGGTTAAAGAAGCAGGTTGAGGACATGCTCAAGAATCTTGAGGACTATGAGTAA
- a CDS encoding carbohydrate ABC transporter permease, whose product METAMATLMEKKKREQKTLYYFSRVLIYILLILGALMIFFPFAWTVSTSLKTDKQVLEFPPSWIPRPIAWENYPRALTVRPFHIYFRNTFLIAGIAVFGMVLSSSVVAYGFARFRFPGRNVLFFILLSTMMLPSNLLIVPRFILFKLLGWLDTFLPLTVPTFFGSAFSVFLMRQYLMGIPLEYDEAAKIDGASPLRIFTSVILPLMRPALGAVAVFEFVNVWRDFMGPLIYLSSEKNYTVSLGLAAFRSEFFTEWNLFMAAATVAMVPPLIMFFIAQKYFISGASLTGSGGSKG is encoded by the coding sequence ATGGAAACAGCTATGGCTACATTAATGGAAAAGAAAAAAAGGGAACAAAAGACATTGTACTACTTCTCTCGGGTGTTGATTTACATCCTCCTTATTCTTGGGGCTCTGATGATCTTTTTCCCCTTTGCATGGACGGTGAGCACATCTCTTAAGACGGACAAACAGGTCCTTGAGTTTCCCCCTTCGTGGATTCCTCGTCCCATTGCATGGGAAAATTACCCTCGTGCCCTCACTGTCAGGCCCTTCCATATTTACTTCAGAAATACCTTTTTGATCGCAGGGATTGCGGTCTTTGGAATGGTCTTGAGTTCAAGTGTGGTGGCATATGGATTTGCTCGTTTTCGGTTCCCTGGACGGAATGTGCTCTTTTTCATCTTGCTCAGTACTATGATGCTTCCAAGTAATCTCCTTATTGTGCCAAGGTTTATTCTTTTCAAGTTGTTAGGATGGCTCGATACTTTTCTTCCTTTGACAGTGCCCACATTCTTCGGAAGTGCCTTTTCGGTTTTCCTCATGCGGCAGTATCTGATGGGGATCCCCCTCGAGTACGATGAGGCCGCAAAGATCGATGGGGCTTCTCCTCTTCGTATTTTCACCAGTGTGATATTGCCGCTGATGAGACCTGCACTCGGTGCAGTAGCGGTATTCGAGTTTGTGAATGTGTGGCGTGATTTTATGGGTCCCCTCATCTATCTCAGTTCAGAGAAGAACTACACTGTGTCTCTTGGACTTGCTGCCTTCAGAAGCGAGTTCTTTACTGAATGGAACCTGTTTATGGCTGCAGCCACTGTGGCGATGGTTCCCCCCCTTATCATGTTCTTTATTGCCCAGAAGTACTTCATAAGCGGGGCATCCCTCACAGGTTCTGGGGGGTCAAAGGGTTGA
- a CDS encoding carbohydrate ABC transporter permease — MRLLKKPQLNSFKLEAVTGFVFISPWLVGFLCFMLGPLVAVIVISFMNWDLISTPRWIGFRNYQKLLGDPLFWQSLKVTIVYGLGRVPLGILTALCTALLLNQRVRLLGFWRVVYYMPVVLPPVAISLMWMWIYNPRYGVLNGFLQTVLGIQGPSWLEDPVLVLPSLMVMAVWAAAGRNMIVYLSGLQGISNELYEAAIIDGASAWSRFWKITLPMLTPVIFFHLVTGMIETFQLFTQAYVMTEGGPNNASLFFNYYLYQKAFQQYQMGYAAAMSWVVFIIIVALTLLIFRSSKAWVYYEAEVK, encoded by the coding sequence ATGAGACTGCTAAAAAAACCACAGCTCAATAGTTTTAAGCTTGAAGCAGTTACTGGCTTTGTGTTTATCTCTCCGTGGTTGGTTGGTTTCCTCTGCTTTATGCTTGGTCCACTTGTGGCTGTGATTGTGATCAGCTTTATGAACTGGGATCTCATCTCAACTCCACGCTGGATCGGGTTTCGAAATTATCAGAAGCTTTTGGGTGATCCTCTCTTCTGGCAGTCATTGAAGGTTACCATTGTGTATGGCCTCGGACGGGTTCCCCTCGGGATCCTCACTGCTTTGTGTACTGCTCTGCTCTTGAATCAGCGGGTGAGGCTCCTTGGGTTCTGGCGGGTAGTGTACTATATGCCAGTGGTGCTTCCCCCGGTAGCGATCTCACTGATGTGGATGTGGATCTACAACCCTCGATATGGGGTCCTCAATGGGTTCCTGCAAACGGTGCTTGGAATTCAGGGGCCAAGCTGGCTGGAGGATCCTGTGCTCGTACTGCCGTCGCTTATGGTGATGGCGGTATGGGCAGCCGCAGGTCGAAACATGATTGTGTATCTCTCAGGACTCCAGGGTATTTCAAATGAGTTGTATGAGGCCGCTATCATAGACGGCGCGAGTGCGTGGTCGAGGTTCTGGAAGATTACCCTCCCCATGCTCACGCCAGTCATCTTTTTCCACCTAGTTACGGGTATGATTGAAACGTTTCAACTTTTTACGCAGGCCTATGTGATGACGGAAGGTGGTCCCAATAACGCTTCCCTCTTTTTCAACTACTACCTCTACCAGAAAGCGTTTCAGCAGTACCAGATGGGGTATGCAGCTGCCATGTCCTGGGTGGTGTTCATCATCATAGTGGCACTTACACTCTTGATATTCCGTTCTTCCAAAGCGTGGGTCTACTACGAAGCTGAGGTGAAATAA
- a CDS encoding glycoside hydrolase family 88 protein, whose product MDWKEPLNYTLEITRRNIETLEDFPESCDGPSWRTIERERGDRAHWVDGFWTGILWLSYVHSQDEHFKAAALEWSKRLRWLKHSTSTHDLGFIFYLSHVLGGRVLAEPDLYSHAVEAASSLVKRYNPRGEYLQAWGELDGTRKDRGRTNVDLMMNLALLFWASEQTGDPLFAEVATQHARTSRLVLVRKDGSTAHVADFDVDTGVWIRSDTYQGFAHDSCWSRGEAWALYGFATCYEATSLPSFLGVARKIASYTLEHLPEDLVPFWDFDSPDIPNTYRDSSAAAVIACGLLALADVEEDSTLTDRWREWAARITWSLWEHYSSRNTEIPAFLLHGSRSVPHGYKDHALIYGDYYFLEALIRLSRPELSHLFKVKEKKA is encoded by the coding sequence GTGGATTGGAAGGAGCCTCTTAACTACACACTGGAGATCACACGACGAAACATCGAAACCCTCGAAGATTTCCCAGAATCGTGTGATGGACCTTCTTGGAGGACAATAGAACGTGAACGAGGTGATCGGGCTCATTGGGTGGACGGCTTCTGGACAGGGATTCTATGGTTGTCATATGTCCATTCTCAGGATGAACACTTCAAAGCTGCGGCTCTGGAGTGGTCGAAACGGCTTCGATGGCTGAAGCATTCCACCTCCACACATGACCTTGGGTTCATTTTCTATCTCTCCCACGTGCTGGGAGGAAGGGTTCTCGCTGAGCCGGACCTTTACTCTCATGCAGTAGAGGCAGCTTCCTCGCTTGTGAAGAGATACAACCCAAGGGGTGAATACCTCCAGGCATGGGGTGAACTTGATGGAACCCGCAAAGATAGAGGGAGAACGAACGTTGACCTCATGATGAATCTCGCCCTTCTCTTCTGGGCGAGCGAGCAGACAGGGGATCCTCTCTTTGCAGAGGTAGCGACGCAACACGCCCGCACGAGCCGACTTGTACTGGTAAGAAAGGATGGGTCGACTGCTCATGTGGCTGATTTTGATGTGGATACAGGGGTGTGGATAAGGAGCGATACCTATCAGGGATTTGCGCATGATTCATGCTGGTCTCGGGGGGAAGCATGGGCGCTCTATGGGTTTGCCACATGTTATGAAGCCACTTCGCTACCTTCTTTCCTTGGAGTAGCGAGGAAGATCGCTTCCTATACGCTGGAACATCTCCCTGAAGATCTTGTGCCGTTTTGGGACTTTGATTCCCCTGATATCCCGAACACCTACAGAGATTCGTCTGCAGCTGCGGTGATTGCATGTGGTCTGCTTGCGCTTGCTGATGTGGAAGAGGACTCCACTCTTACGGATAGGTGGCGAGAGTGGGCTGCTCGTATCACCTGGTCGCTCTGGGAGCACTATTCTTCCCGGAATACCGAGATTCCTGCATTTTTGCTCCACGGTTCTCGTTCGGTTCCTCATGGGTATAAAGATCATGCATTGATCTATGGCGATTACTACTTCTTGGAGGCCCTCATTCGTCTCTCCAGACCCGAGCTTTCCCATTTGTTTAAAGTAAAAGAAAAAAAGGCCTGA
- a CDS encoding DUF4962 domain-containing protein, with protein sequence MKVETFDLRLHTVRRREMSEHLLLKRKSLQEWRSLARSTHKRQYQHLLDHVSGYLTSRPPEEHPDDSITYTGAAVANLALAYLLSEDERFLSALRQWMDVVIHYPHWGKHRKPDHDLDAAWLLFGLGLVYNWLGAELSEEERSRLKAKLLLQGRRMFAYATEIKGDWTYHFWQNHNWICFAGLATAGYALKNEAPEAETWCDTALENFKSVFSLLPDDGSDYEGATYWRYGIPWLLIADHLFEEQVGIALRDLSGFLSKTFFFRLYISGPNLVDTAHFGDCHDRRSAHSKAVLYRLASLFRNGYAQWLASYFDEIGEWDREAQEGLVRPGLGPEAFLEFLWFDPMVEPTPVQTLPHFHVFADLGLASVRTGWDRDATVLVYKCSQPSGYKPWHYGHALFRKYGWHTISAGHAHPDEHTFVLMKGNDHLVVDEGYNRTCYSRYHSTLLVDGKGQYQEGGYNVFEGLGADWGGRLDEWLGLDGLFYVRGEAVNAYDRSLQLHNVSRDMLFIDGEMLLVHDYLRSEVPHRYQWLLQMDAPPLKEGEDRFVLHVGKSTMGIHIHHPSSVVSILKEQQVSANPTSANPKWVLTRTLHTLFCEPPDPVEEAEFLVSLTLQGHAAALPTERGRLVSFSGKRGEWVIGVGKGGVGLSVDGLLLTDASCVALSSEEEVPTRGLAVHASMLWWKGMPLLISSPPVSIAWRWSSSTHLDAQITSLRKVSLSVRCPGTPQKVVVNGEEVEFSFSRDVSLVRFVLPGGELNLELYCSHK encoded by the coding sequence GTGAAGGTCGAGACGTTCGATTTGAGGCTTCATACGGTGAGGAGAAGGGAGATGAGTGAGCACTTGTTGCTTAAGAGGAAGAGCCTTCAGGAGTGGCGTTCTCTTGCTCGCTCCACTCATAAACGTCAGTACCAGCACCTTCTAGATCATGTGAGTGGGTATCTCACCTCTCGTCCCCCTGAAGAACATCCTGATGATTCAATTACCTATACCGGGGCTGCGGTGGCCAATCTTGCCCTTGCCTATCTTTTGAGTGAGGATGAACGATTTCTTTCTGCGCTTCGACAGTGGATGGATGTTGTCATCCACTATCCTCACTGGGGGAAGCATAGAAAGCCTGATCATGACCTTGATGCTGCCTGGCTTTTGTTTGGTCTTGGCCTGGTGTACAACTGGCTTGGGGCTGAGCTTTCTGAAGAGGAGCGTTCGCGACTTAAAGCCAAGCTCCTTCTTCAGGGGCGAAGAATGTTTGCGTATGCGACAGAAATAAAAGGTGATTGGACGTATCACTTTTGGCAAAATCATAACTGGATTTGTTTTGCGGGACTTGCCACCGCAGGCTATGCGCTTAAGAACGAGGCCCCTGAAGCTGAGACATGGTGTGATACTGCTCTGGAGAATTTTAAGAGCGTATTTTCTCTTCTTCCTGACGATGGTTCTGATTATGAGGGGGCCACCTATTGGCGCTACGGAATACCTTGGCTCCTCATTGCCGACCACCTTTTTGAGGAGCAGGTCGGTATTGCCCTCAGGGATCTTTCAGGATTTCTCTCAAAGACATTCTTCTTCAGGCTCTACATTTCAGGCCCCAATCTCGTGGACACAGCCCACTTTGGTGATTGCCACGATAGAAGGAGCGCACATTCAAAGGCTGTACTCTATCGCCTCGCAAGCTTGTTCAGAAATGGATATGCACAATGGCTCGCCTCATATTTTGATGAGATAGGAGAGTGGGATCGAGAGGCCCAGGAAGGGCTTGTGAGGCCTGGATTAGGGCCGGAGGCATTTCTGGAGTTTCTCTGGTTCGATCCTATGGTAGAACCCACACCCGTGCAGACACTTCCTCACTTCCATGTATTTGCGGATCTCGGTCTTGCTTCTGTGCGTACAGGGTGGGATCGTGATGCGACCGTATTGGTGTATAAATGCAGTCAACCCTCGGGGTATAAGCCGTGGCACTATGGACATGCCCTGTTCAGAAAGTATGGATGGCATACGATCAGTGCAGGGCATGCCCATCCTGATGAGCATACCTTTGTGCTCATGAAAGGCAATGATCACCTGGTGGTGGATGAGGGGTACAATCGCACATGCTATTCCCGGTATCACTCCACCCTCCTTGTCGATGGGAAGGGACAGTATCAGGAGGGAGGATACAACGTATTCGAAGGATTGGGGGCTGACTGGGGAGGGAGATTGGATGAGTGGTTAGGTCTGGATGGTCTCTTTTATGTGCGAGGAGAGGCAGTAAACGCCTACGATCGATCGTTGCAATTACACAATGTCTCGAGAGACATGCTGTTTATCGATGGTGAGATGCTACTGGTACACGATTATCTTCGGTCTGAGGTACCCCATCGGTATCAGTGGCTTCTCCAGATGGATGCACCCCCCCTTAAAGAAGGTGAAGATAGGTTCGTGCTTCACGTAGGCAAGAGCACGATGGGTATTCACATCCATCATCCGTCTTCTGTGGTATCCATTCTCAAAGAACAGCAGGTGAGCGCAAATCCCACTTCAGCAAATCCCAAGTGGGTCCTTACCCGTACGTTGCATACCCTCTTTTGTGAGCCTCCTGACCCTGTGGAGGAGGCCGAGTTTCTTGTGAGTCTTACCTTGCAGGGACATGCTGCGGCGCTTCCTACAGAACGGGGTCGGCTCGTGAGTTTCTCCGGGAAAAGGGGAGAGTGGGTAATTGGGGTAGGGAAGGGTGGGGTCGGTCTCTCTGTGGATGGACTTCTGCTTACTGATGCTTCCTGTGTGGCCCTCTCTTCTGAGGAAGAGGTGCCGACAAGAGGGCTTGCGGTACACGCGAGCATGCTATGGTGGAAAGGAATGCCATTGCTTATCTCCTCTCCTCCCGTCTCCATAGCGTGGAGATGGAGCAGTAGTACGCATCTGGATGCCCAGATTACGAGCCTACGTAAGGTTTCCCTTAGCGTGAGGTGTCCTGGGACTCCTCAGAAGGTGGTGGTGAATGGTGAGGAGGTGGAGTTTTCTTTTTCTCGTGATGTCTCACTTGTCCGCTTTGTACTTCCTGGAGGTGAACTCAACTTAGAGCTTTATTGCTCACATAAATGA